GGTTTCTAACCCATGATCTAAAGAGTTTCTTACAAGGTGAACCATAGGATCAGAAATCTTCTCCATTACAGTTTTATCAAGCTCGGTTTGTTCACCTAATAATTTCAGTTCAACTTGCTTATTAAGCTTTTGTGATGTGTCTCTTACTAATCGTGGGAATCGACTAAACACGAAGCTAATCGGCAGCATGCGGATCCGCATGACATTTTCTTGTAGATCTCTAGTATTATGCGCAAGTTGCGCTAACCCCTCTTGTAAAGCTGTGATCGTTGACTCGGTTATGTCTTGCTCGCCAATCTGGCTTAACATTGCCTGTGTAATCACAAGCTCACCCACCATATTGATTAAGGAATCAACCTTATCTATGCCAACTCGGATAGATGTTGCTGATGATTCAGAAGACTTCTTGGGTTCAGCTTTTTTTGCAACCGTTGGATTTGGTGTGGTAGGGGTAGAAGTAGAAGTATTTGTTTCAGCTGCCGGGCTTTCGATGTTACTTACTGTAGCTGAAGGTGCGGGGTTCATCATGCCCTCATCTTCTGCCGCCTCAGTTTCAAATAACCCACCGCATAAAACAATATCTATATCAGCATCATCTTCAACCCATTCAAATATTTCAGAAATTGCAGACTCTGACTTTGATGTCGTTAAGAAGAAACGCCATGCTAAGAAGCACTCTTCGGCAATGAGAGAGTCAATGTCAGGTATTGCATCATAGAAAACTTGAGTTTCTAACTCACCTAACTCGGCAAGCTCTGAAATCATATAAAGAGGTTCATTACCTGTTTTAAATAAATGCGGGTGTGGCTTAAAGTCTATCTGGTATGTATTTTCACTAAGCGCTTCAGAAATCTCAGGGTTGTCTGAATCAGTATCTTCGGATAGTCCCAAAATAACTTCAAAGCGCTTTCTAATTTCATCCGCTTCTGCTAAGTCAGGTTCTTGTTCTGCTTGCAAAGCGGCCAACATTCCTCTCAGACAATCAACAGATTTTAGTAACAAGTTAACATGCTCAGAAGTTAAAGCACGTTGACCATCCCTAATTTGATCCAATAAAGTTTCTAAAACATGCGTGAAATCAGATACCGAGGTGAAGCCGAAAGTACCACTCCCCCCCTTTATCGAATGTGCAGCACGAAAAATAGTATTGATGGTTTCCATGTCCTCATTGCCGGGCTCCAAATTTAAGAGCTCTGCTTCCATGGCATCTAACCCTTCGAGACTCTCTTCAAAAAAGACTTCGAAAAACTGACTTAAATCAATACTCATAGTGACATCCTAGCTTAACGAATTACTTTTTTTAGAACAGCTAGTAACTGATCTGGATTAAAAGGTTTGACGATCCAACCTGTTGCCCCAGCAGCTTTGCCCTCTGTTTTTTTATCTAAACCTGACTCTGTTGTAAGCATAAGTAACGGCGTGAACTTATAGCTAGGTAGTGTTCTTAATTCTTTTATGAGCGTAATACCATCCATAACAGGCATGTTGACATCGGAGATCACAGCATCAAAGCTTTGTTGCTTAGCAATACCTAAAGCCTCACTGCCATCCTTTGCTTCAACCACTTCAAAACCTGCTTTCTTTAAAGTAAAGCCAACCATTTGTCGCATAGATGCTGAATCATCCACTGCCAAAATCTTTTTCATAATGACCTCTTATTTCACGCCGGTAGGGCGAGTAATTCTGTTAAACCAAGCTCATCAACCGCTTTACTAAGCGACTGACTTTCACCATGCCAACGAATTCCATTGTTAATATCAAGGAGATGTTTTTGCAAAGCACATAAAACTTGAATGGATGCTGTATCTACACGTGTCACATCCGACACATCAATACTGACATCATGCTCAGCATGAAGTACTTGCAATACCTGTTGATGAAACTCTTCAACATGACTTATTGTGAGTTCTGAGGGAAGCTTTAACATGCGCTATGCGCTCTCCTTGTGTAAATTTTATATTTTTAGCTTAGACCCAGTTAGCAGAAATGCCATAAAAGTTATTAAGTAAAAGCTAAAAATAATTAGGATGTTAGCTCGGTTTATAAAGTAAACACAAAGCCATCCCAGTTTATCCAAGCACTCTAATGCACGATAGCATTAAAATCTTTTATTACTTGCGCTGTATCAATTAATGGCACTTCATTTGCGGCAAACTTGGCCTTGAAAATACCACTTAAATTTCCCTGCGGATTTATCAGTGCAACAGAGGCACTGTGGTCCACATAATACTCATCTTCCTTACTGTTATTGATCGCATATATCAAACCAATATTTCTAACGAAAGGAAATAACTCCGCATGCTCTGCTGATACTGCCTTAAAGTCAGAATTGAAATAGTCTATGTATGCTTTGCGCTTTTGCTTAATATCTCTATTAGGATCGACCGAAACAAACCAAACTTTAACATTATGTTGTTCTGCTAACTCGGCATGTACCTCGGTAAGCTTTGCTAGGGTCATAGGACAAATGTCAGGACAACTTGTGTATCCCAAAAAAATCAATGTCCATTGTTCCTGCAAATCCTGCTTTGTGACTGCATTGCCATATTGGTCTTGCAAGCTGAAATCATTGATTTCTTTTGCTTGTTTATAGTGAATAGCATGCTCTGAAACTGGCACATTTCTATCACACCCTAACAATAATAAAGCTAGCAAAAACAATATGTAGCGCATCAAAGGATCCACCTATCAATAAATAGCGACATAAAGAGTAGCAGTAAATAAGTAATTGAAAAATGAAAAAGTGCCATAGCAGCTTCATCTGAACGTTTTCTATACAGAACAAAGCTTTTATATAAAAAAATACTGTTAAGTATAAGTACACAAAGCAAGTAAAAACTGCCTGACATAGTGACTAAGTAAGGTAACAAACAAACCACAAATAAAAGTACAGAATAAATGACAATGAAGAAGCGCGTAAATTCATTGCCATGTGTCACAGGCAACATAGGAATGTCAGCCCGTTTGTAGTCATTTCTTCTAGCAATTGCTAAAGCCCAAAAGTGCGGAGGCGTCCAGATAAATATGATCATAACCAACAGCCAAGCTTGCACGTCTAACTGACCTGTCTCGCTGATCCATCCCAGCAGAGGAGGCATTGCCCCTGCCAATCCTCCTATTACTATGTTTTGTGGCGTCGCTCTTTTTAAGAACATAGTGTACACCACCGCATAGCCAACTAAAGCGCCTAAAGTCATAAATAGGGTTAAGGTATTGCTCCAATAAAATAGCGCTAAACTACCAGCGAAACCGATAAGTGCAGCAAATCCTAACGCTTGTTTCACACTTAGCTGCGTTTGCGCAAGCGGTCTATGACGTGTTCTTGCCATCTTTTTATCGATTTCACGATCTACAACATGATTTATCGCCGCAGCCGATGCTGACAATAACCCTATACCTAACAAGCTCATACTTTGCTCAAAAAGCGTTCTATTCATGTCCGGCGCGAGCATTAAACCAACCCAAGCGGTAATAACTAGCATCACAACCACTTTTAGCTTACAAATCCCAAAGTATGCAGATAAATTAACTGACTGGATCAGTGCTTCTGGCTTTAAGGTAAGACTTTTCATACTGCCTCCTCAATACTTTTAAACGTCAGTAAAAACCACATAAACAAGCTAATAATGAGTAAGCATGCAGCCATAAGGTTGTGAAAAAGCGTGATTAAGATAGGAAATTGCAAATGGACAATCAATGCCCCTAAAAATAACTGTAGGATTAAGCCGACAATAAGTAAACTTGCCGTATTCTTTAAGAGTTTTTCCTTACTGTTAGTCAACACATACCATGCCCAGTAGCCTAGTGTCAGCACAGTTATGATCGCCCACACTCGATGAATCATATGTATGGATAGACGAGTTTCAAATGGCAATACACCGTATTCATAGTTCAGTTCCCCTATCGGTAGATGAAATAAACTTTCCACAGAAAATAAATGAATATTCTCACAAATAGGCAACCCAACGCAGTGTGGTGCCGCATAATTAGCAGCGACCCAGCCGCCTAATGCGATTTGTAACACCAAGACAATCAAGCTAACTTCTGACAATTTAGCCGGGATCTTTGGAGAAGAAACTAGAAAACGCTTTTCAGGTGTAAATAAATAGAAACAATGCATTGAAAGCAGTGCCAGAATAGTAAACCCACCGAGTAAGTGTCCCATCACTATAAAGGGCTGCAGGTTCA
The Pseudoalteromonas phenolica genome window above contains:
- a CDS encoding SCO family protein gives rise to the protein MRYILFLLALLLLGCDRNVPVSEHAIHYKQAKEINDFSLQDQYGNAVTKQDLQEQWTLIFLGYTSCPDICPMTLAKLTEVHAELAEQHNVKVWFVSVDPNRDIKQKRKAYIDYFNSDFKAVSAEHAELFPFVRNIGLIYAINNSKEDEYYVDHSASVALINPQGNLSGIFKAKFAANEVPLIDTAQVIKDFNAIVH
- a CDS encoding COX15/CtaA family protein; this encodes MNKKYIYLTVISTFVTFCVVALGAYTRLSNAGLGCPDWPGCYGFLTVPNSADELQAAANAFPGSTVEPFKAWIEMIHRYFATSLGLLVIALLYFALRKRVEKVPKELTIALFVLILLQGKLGMLTVTMNLQPFIVMGHLLGGFTILALLSMHCFYLFTPEKRFLVSSPKIPAKLSEVSLIVLVLQIALGGWVAANYAAPHCVGLPICENIHLFSVESLFHLPIGELNYEYGVLPFETRLSIHMIHRVWAIITVLTLGYWAWYVLTNSKEKLLKNTASLLIVGLILQLFLGALIVHLQFPILITLFHNLMAACLLIISLFMWFLLTFKSIEEAV
- a CDS encoding response regulator gives rise to the protein MKKILAVDDSASMRQMVGFTLKKAGFEVVEAKDGSEALGIAKQQSFDAVISDVNMPVMDGITLIKELRTLPSYKFTPLLMLTTESGLDKKTEGKAAGATGWIVKPFNPDQLLAVLKKVIR
- a CDS encoding chemotaxis protein CheA, with amino-acid sequence MSIDLSQFFEVFFEESLEGLDAMEAELLNLEPGNEDMETINTIFRAAHSIKGGSGTFGFTSVSDFTHVLETLLDQIRDGQRALTSEHVNLLLKSVDCLRGMLAALQAEQEPDLAEADEIRKRFEVILGLSEDTDSDNPEISEALSENTYQIDFKPHPHLFKTGNEPLYMISELAELGELETQVFYDAIPDIDSLIAEECFLAWRFFLTTSKSESAISEIFEWVEDDADIDIVLCGGLFETEAAEDEGMMNPAPSATVSNIESPAAETNTSTSTPTTPNPTVAKKAEPKKSSESSATSIRVGIDKVDSLINMVGELVITQAMLSQIGEQDITESTITALQEGLAQLAHNTRDLQENVMRIRMLPISFVFSRFPRLVRDTSQKLNKQVELKLLGEQTELDKTVMEKISDPMVHLVRNSLDHGLETPEQRVAAGKGPVGTVTLNAFHQGGNIVIEIMDDGQGLNTEKIRSKAIANGLIQETDELSPDEINELIFMPGFSTADEVSDISGRGVGMDVVRRNIQALNGSVEVSSAPGVGSTFTIRLPLTLAILDGQLVKVAQHTYIIPLISIVESLQIDISKVSRVGKDLDVLRLRDEYIPILRLYDIFNHDGAIEELDKTLLVVVESDNHKVGLLVDDLLAQQQVVIKSLEANYQKVDGISGATILGDGRVSLIIDISGLIKLSGLKRPGSQDLIVEQKAVGAA
- a CDS encoding STAS domain-containing protein, which encodes MLKLPSELTISHVEEFHQQVLQVLHAEHDVSIDVSDVTRVDTASIQVLCALQKHLLDINNGIRWHGESQSLSKAVDELGLTELLALPA
- the cyoE gene encoding heme o synthase — translated: MKSLTLKPEALIQSVNLSAYFGICKLKVVVMLVITAWVGLMLAPDMNRTLFEQSMSLLGIGLLSASAAAINHVVDREIDKKMARTRHRPLAQTQLSVKQALGFAALIGFAGSLALFYWSNTLTLFMTLGALVGYAVVYTMFLKRATPQNIVIGGLAGAMPPLLGWISETGQLDVQAWLLVMIIFIWTPPHFWALAIARRNDYKRADIPMLPVTHGNEFTRFFIVIYSVLLFVVCLLPYLVTMSGSFYLLCVLILNSIFLYKSFVLYRKRSDEAAMALFHFSITYLLLLFMSLFIDRWIL